GCCGTGGCGCTGATCGTCGGTTTCGGCGAAACGCTCGAATCTTCGCTCGACATCGACGCCTTTTCGAGGGAACAGGGGACGGGTGACAGGTGACTGGTTACAGGTGACAGGAGGGTCTGCTCACGATCCCCACGGTCACCTGTCACCTGTGCACTTGCCCCCTGTCACCTGACCCCTACACGACGCCGGAGCTGCCGCCGTCGAAGTTGATGGCGACGCCGGTGATGTAGGCGGCGCGCGCCGAGCAGAGAAAGGCGATCAGCGCCCCGACCTCGCTCGCCTCGGCGACGCGGCCCAGGGGCACGTTCTCGCCCAGCCGTGCCCAGGCCTGGTCCAGCGGCAGGTCGGGGAAGCTGGCCACGGCGCGGCGCTCGAGCTGGGCGCTCTTCACCAGGCCGATGCAGACCGTGTTGACCAGGATCTGGTCCCTCGCCAACTCTTTGGAGAGCGCCTTGGTGAGGGCGATGCCCGCGGCGCGGCTGACGCTGGTGGGCAGCGAGCGGGCGCCCGGCTGCTTGGCGCCGATGTTGGTGATGTTGACGATGCGCCCGCCGCCCGCTTCGCGCATCTGCGGCACGATCAAGCGCGTGGTGCGGATGGCGGCCATCAGCTTCAGGTCGAGGTCCGCGTACCAGTCCTCGTCGCCCACGCTTTCAAACGGGCCGGCGGCCGAGGTGCCGGCGTTGTTGACCAGTCGCGTGATCGGCCCGAACGTCTCGCGTACCGTCTCGACGCAGCGGGCAAGCTCCTCCGGCTTGCGCACGTCGGCCGGCACGGCGAGCACGTCTCCGCCGCCGGCCGTGCGCACCTCGGCGGCCGCCGCTTCGAGCACGTCGGCGCGGCGGGCGCAGATCGCCAC
This is a stretch of genomic DNA from Dehalococcoidia bacterium. It encodes these proteins:
- a CDS encoding SDR family oxidoreductase, which codes for MELGLRDTVALVTGGSEGIGKAAAAELAREGARVAICARRADVLEAAAAEVRTAGGGDVLAVPADVRKPEELARCVETVRETFGPITRLVNNAGTSAAGPFESVGDEDWYADLDLKLMAAIRTTRLIVPQMREAGGGRIVNITNIGAKQPGARSLPTSVSRAAGIALTKALSKELARDQILVNTVCIGLVKSAQLERRAVASFPDLPLDQAWARLGENVPLGRVAEASEVGALIAFLCSARAAYITGVAINFDGGSSGVV